A part of Schistosoma mansoni strain Puerto Rico chromosome W, complete genome genomic DNA contains:
- a CDS encoding putative cation-transporting atpase worm gives MLSCTHKSCDLSEANKVKIKTIARFALFSYLNFPETLLKIVVYFCFRNWDERPYDEVLNAPTLTTDLIETRRNLYGINKIDVSLTPIMRLVLNGCLTPFHCFQVFSCVIWFCVEYEIYATCIAVFSVTSLIFQVYELRKNERALKKTVCISSKVNVCRRRDGEDDFMLVDSTELVPGDLIAIPSSGCLMQCDAVLLMGNCIVNESSLTGESLPITKIPLPNGQYENTTFDFRSCPRHILFSGTSVIQTRGDINKRVLAVVIRTGFMTTKGELVRSIMFPKPMKFKFTQDAYQFLGALCGVALVGLCVSVYLMYWNKKDLYYIILRPLDLVTIVIPPILPVAMSVGIVFAQRRLRNHGIYCINPSVMNVCGVINLTCFDKTGTLTEDGLDLWGVVPNRDGILGKPEFEPSKLDYGPLIECMATCHSLTRIDGVLSGDPLDVKMFQSTKWEMWLNILNFHLYLTTANLVNGA, from the exons ACTATAGCTCGTTTTGCTTTATTCAGCTATTTGAATTTTCCTGAGACATTGCTAAAAATTGTCGTTTACTTTTGTTTCAGAAACTGGGATGAACGTCCTTACGATGAAGTATTAAATGCACCCACCCTGACTACGGATCTAATTGAAACTCGTCGAAACTTGTATGGGATTAATAAGATCGATGTCAGTCTTACACCCATAATGAGGCTCGTTTTGAATGGA TGCCTCACTCCGTTTCATTGCTTTCAAGTGTTCAGCTGCGTAATCTGGTTTTGTGTCGAGTACGAAATATATGCAACGTGTATTGCTGTGTTCTCTGTAACATCACTCATTTTTCAGGTTTACGAGCTTCGTAAG AATGAACGCgctttaaaaaaaactgtatgCATTTCATCTAAAGTTAATGTGTGCAGACGTCGTGACGGGGAAGATG ATTTTATGCTTGTCGATTCAACCGAATTGGTGCCAGGAGATTTAATCGCCATTCCCAGTAGTGGATGTTTGATGCAATGTGATGCAGTATTACTGATGGGGAACTGCATTGTGAATGAAAGTAGCTTAACAG GTGAAAGCCTTCCGATTACAAAAATCCCACTTCCCAATGGacaatatgaaaatactacGTTTGATTTTCGTTCATGCCCACGACATATTCTCTTCAGTGGCACATCTGTCATTCAGACACGTGGTGATATAAATAAGCGTGTTTTGGCGGTAGTTATCCGAACGGGATTTATGACCACTAAAGGAGAACTTGTGCGATCTATCATGTTTCCGAAAcctatgaagtttaaatttactcaaGATGCCTATCAATTCTTGGGAGCCCTTTGTGGAGTGGCGCTTGTTGGTCTGTGTGTCTCTGTTTATCTCATG TATTGGAATAAGAAGGATTTGTACTACATTATTTTGAGACCATTGGACTTAGTAACGATCGTGATACCACCTATTCTGCCAGTGGCGATGAGTGTTGGAATCGTTTTCGCTCAACGGCGACTTCGTAATCATGGTATTTATTGCATAAATCCAAGTGTTATGAATGTTTGTGGTGTGATTAATCTTACCTGTTTTGATAAG ACTGGTACCCTAACTGAAGATGGGTTAGATCTGTGGGGTGTCGTACCAAACAGAGATGGAATTCTTGGAAAGCCTGAATTCGAGCCATCAAAGTTAGATTATGGACCTTTGATTGAATGTATGGCTACTTGTCATTCCCTGACTCGAATAGATGGCGTCTTATCGGGTGACCCCTTGGATGTGAAAATGTTCCAGTCTACCAAATGG GAAATGTGGCTTAATATTCTTAATTTTCATCTTTACCTGACTACCGCTAATTTAGTTAACGGTGCATAA